From Mycobacterium lacus, one genomic window encodes:
- a CDS encoding SIMPL domain-containing protein: MPIAGSAQRFVRRSIAVVAAGLAVATMSGCDKHTPGSPGANPRQVTVFGSGQVQGVPDTLTADVGIEFTAPDVTTAMNRANDRQQAVIDALVGAGLDRKDIRTTEVTLRPQYSNPEPAGTATITSYRAGNAIEVKIHPPDAASRLLALIVSTGGDATRISSVNYSIADDSQLVKDARARAFQDAKNRAEQYAQLSGLRLGKVLSISEASGYTPTTGSPPAPSRDMSTVPLEPGQQTVSFSVTAVWELD, from the coding sequence ATGCCGATCGCAGGGAGCGCCCAGAGATTCGTTCGCAGGTCGATTGCCGTGGTAGCCGCCGGCCTGGCCGTCGCCACGATGTCGGGGTGCGATAAGCACACCCCCGGGTCGCCCGGGGCGAATCCGCGCCAGGTCACCGTCTTCGGATCGGGGCAAGTCCAGGGCGTGCCGGACACGCTGACCGCCGACGTCGGCATCGAGTTCACCGCACCGGACGTCACCACCGCGATGAACCGGGCCAACGACCGCCAGCAAGCCGTCATCGACGCGCTGGTGGGCGCCGGCCTGGACCGCAAGGACATCCGCACCACCGAAGTCACCCTGCGGCCGCAATACAGCAATCCCGAGCCCGCCGGCACGGCCACCATCACCAGCTATCGCGCCGGCAACGCGATCGAGGTCAAGATCCATCCACCCGATGCCGCATCGCGGCTGCTGGCTCTCATCGTCAGCACCGGGGGGGACGCGACCCGGATCAGCTCGGTCAACTACTCGATCGCGGACGACTCGCAGCTGGTGAAGGACGCGCGGGCGCGCGCCTTCCAAGACGCCAAGAACCGCGCCGAGCAGTACGCCCAACTGTCGGGCCTCCGTCTGGGCAAGGTGCTTTCCATCTCGGAGGCCTCGGGATACACGCCGACGACAGGGAGCCCGCCGGCGCCGTCACGTGACATGTCGACGGTGCCGCTGGAACCCGGCCAGCAGACGGTGTCCTTCTCGGTGACCGCGGTCTGGGAGCTGGACTAA
- a CDS encoding PE family protein, producing MSIVIAQPDMLGAAAGELQSINAALRAGNAAAAVPTTAVVPAAADLVSALTAAQFARHARLYQEISAQAAAVQEQLATTLGVSGASYAVTEAANASTIG from the coding sequence ATGTCGATTGTGATCGCACAGCCGGACATGCTGGGTGCCGCGGCGGGGGAGCTACAGTCCATCAACGCGGCGCTGCGGGCCGGCAATGCGGCCGCGGCGGTCCCGACGACCGCTGTCGTTCCGGCCGCCGCTGATCTGGTGTCGGCGCTGACGGCGGCGCAGTTCGCCAGGCACGCCCGGCTCTATCAGGAGATCAGCGCCCAGGCCGCGGCCGTCCAAGAGCAGTTGGCGACCACGCTGGGCGTCAGCGGCGCTTCGTACGCGGTCACCGAGGCCGCCAACGCCAGCACCATCGGTTAG
- a CDS encoding PPE family protein, translating to MLDFAQLPPEINSTLMYAGPGSAPMLAAATAWEVLASELQTMASSYDAVIVGLTDGPWLGPSAASMAAAAAPQIAWLRSTAVQAEQAAAQAVSAAGAYESAFVATVPPAEVAANRALLLALLATNFLGQNTAAIAATEAQYAEMWAQDAAAMYGYAGASAAASTLMPFDPAVQAINPAGLASQAAAVAQAVNGAAAAQGLDAVPKALLGLAGLTNDPPWLTDPAAALGLTGHAWNANGDGIIVAGMLGDVVEGLTGSATVDGSLPMDVFNRWVSPARLVITQMKDYFSLAHDLPKWASEGAEAAAKAAKELPAALPAAVSGGPLGGVAGAVGKAASVGGLSVPASWAGATPTATPVTVALNGVGAAAAAEPAASAFGGLPVVPGAGAGRALAAHFAAPRYGFKPTVIPHPPAGG from the coding sequence ATGCTCGATTTCGCACAGTTGCCGCCGGAGATCAACTCCACGCTGATGTACGCGGGCCCCGGTTCGGCGCCGATGCTGGCGGCCGCGACGGCGTGGGAGGTGCTGGCTTCCGAATTGCAGACCATGGCGTCCTCCTACGACGCGGTGATTGTCGGCCTGACCGACGGGCCATGGCTGGGCCCCTCCGCGGCGTCCATGGCGGCCGCCGCCGCGCCCCAAATAGCGTGGCTGCGCAGCACCGCCGTGCAGGCCGAACAGGCTGCCGCCCAGGCCGTTTCGGCGGCGGGCGCCTACGAGTCGGCCTTCGTTGCCACCGTGCCGCCGGCGGAGGTCGCGGCCAACCGGGCGTTGTTGCTGGCGCTGTTGGCGACGAATTTCCTTGGCCAGAACACCGCGGCGATCGCGGCCACTGAGGCGCAATACGCCGAAATGTGGGCCCAGGACGCGGCCGCGATGTACGGCTATGCCGGCGCATCGGCGGCGGCGTCGACGTTAATGCCGTTTGACCCGGCCGTGCAGGCTATTAACCCGGCCGGGTTGGCCAGCCAGGCTGCTGCCGTCGCCCAAGCGGTGAATGGGGCCGCGGCCGCGCAGGGACTCGACGCGGTTCCCAAAGCCTTGCTGGGGCTCGCCGGGCTGACGAACGATCCGCCCTGGCTCACCGACCCCGCCGCCGCGCTCGGCCTCACGGGGCACGCCTGGAACGCCAACGGCGATGGCATTATCGTGGCTGGAATGCTCGGCGACGTGGTGGAGGGCTTAACCGGGTCGGCAACCGTGGATGGCAGCCTGCCCATGGACGTATTCAATAGATGGGTCTCTCCCGCCCGGCTCGTGATCACCCAGATGAAGGACTACTTCAGCCTCGCGCACGATCTGCCGAAGTGGGCCAGTGAGGGCGCCGAAGCCGCCGCCAAGGCCGCCAAGGAGCTGCCGGCCGCGCTTCCGGCCGCCGTTTCCGGGGGTCCCCTGGGCGGGGTCGCGGGAGCCGTCGGTAAGGCCGCGTCAGTCGGGGGATTGTCGGTTCCGGCTTCCTGGGCCGGTGCGACCCCGACGGCGACACCCGTCACCGTGGCTCTCAATGGCGTCGGGGCCGCGGCGGCCGCCGAACCTGCCGCGAGCGCCTTCGGTGGGTTGCCGGTGGTACCCGGCGCTGGCGCCGGACGCGCTCTGGCGGCCCACTTTGCGGCCCCACGTTACGGATTCAAGCCGACTGTCATCCCACACCCGCCGGCGGGCGGATAG
- a CDS encoding zinc-binding dehydrogenase encodes MRASVLRDGRMTYRDDVPDPVPGPGQVLVAVRACGICGSDLHFAAHGAEVLALTAQLTRGRGGMDVDLSRDIFMGHEFSAEIIEAGPDTETLPPGTLVTSLPVLLSAKGAEPIVYSNITIGGYAERMLLSAPLLIPIPSGLDPKHAALTEPMAVGLHAVNRSNIRPGETALVLGCGPIGIAIIGALRLRGVEAIVAADFSPKRRELATALGAHQALDPAEGSPFDTVKPAVVFEAVGVPGIIDDVLLRARPGTRLVVAGVCMQPDTLHPFFAIAKEINVQFVLAYAPDEFAESLRAIAEGNIDVSPLITGEVGLDGVGAAFDDLADPERHCKILVTPQGAGQ; translated from the coding sequence ATGCGCGCTTCGGTACTGCGGGACGGCCGGATGACCTACCGGGACGACGTGCCCGATCCGGTGCCGGGGCCGGGCCAGGTGTTGGTCGCGGTGCGGGCGTGTGGAATCTGTGGCTCCGACCTGCATTTCGCCGCCCACGGTGCCGAGGTGCTGGCACTGACCGCTCAGCTGACGCGCGGTCGCGGCGGCATGGACGTCGACCTCAGCCGCGACATCTTCATGGGTCACGAATTCAGCGCCGAGATAATCGAAGCCGGTCCCGACACCGAAACGCTTCCGCCGGGAACATTGGTCACGTCCCTGCCGGTGCTATTGTCCGCCAAGGGCGCCGAGCCGATCGTCTACAGCAACATCACGATTGGCGGCTATGCCGAACGGATGCTGCTCTCGGCCCCGCTCCTGATCCCGATCCCCAGCGGGCTAGACCCCAAACATGCGGCCCTCACCGAACCCATGGCGGTAGGACTGCATGCCGTCAACAGGTCGAACATCCGGCCCGGCGAGACTGCGCTGGTGCTTGGTTGCGGTCCGATCGGAATCGCGATCATCGGTGCGCTTCGGTTGCGCGGCGTAGAAGCCATCGTGGCGGCCGACTTTTCGCCGAAGCGGCGCGAACTTGCCACCGCGCTGGGTGCGCACCAGGCGCTGGATCCGGCGGAAGGCTCGCCGTTCGACACCGTCAAGCCCGCGGTGGTGTTCGAGGCGGTCGGCGTGCCCGGAATCATCGACGACGTGTTATTGCGGGCGCGGCCGGGCACGCGGCTGGTCGTCGCCGGTGTGTGCATGCAACCCGACACCCTGCACCCGTTCTTCGCGATCGCCAAAGAGATCAACGTGCAATTCGTACTCGCCTACGCCCCGGACGAATTCGCTGAGTCGTTGCGCGCAATCGCCGAGGGCAACATCGACGTCTCTCCGCTGATCACCGGCGAGGTCGGCCTGGACGGGGTGGGCGCGGCCTTCGACGACCTCGCCGATCCCGAACGGCACTGCAAGATTCTCGTCACACCGCAGGGGGCTGGGCAGTAG
- a CDS encoding LLM class flavin-dependent oxidoreductase, with product MSAPMRFGVFITPFHPIGQSPTVALEYDMHRVVALDRLGYDEAWFGEHHSGGYELIACPEVFIAAAAERTKHIRLGTGVVSLPYHHPLMVADRWVLLDHLTRGRAIFGTGPGALPSDAYMMGIDPVDQRHMMQESLEAILALFRAAPSERIDRHTDWFILRDAQLHIRPYTWPYPEIATAAMISPSGPRLAGALGTSLLSLSMSVPGGYAALENTWEVVREQAAKAGREEPDRANWRVLSIMHLSDSRDQAIDDCTYGLKDFANYFGAAGFVPLSNTVDGAQSSREFVEEYAAKGNCCIGTPDDAIAHIEDLIDRSGGFGTLLLLGHDWASPKATFHSYDLFARKVIPYFKGQLEAPRSSHDWAKGKRDQLIGRAGEAVVKAITEHVAEHESAGN from the coding sequence ATGAGCGCGCCGATGCGGTTCGGGGTGTTCATCACGCCTTTTCATCCGATCGGCCAATCCCCAACGGTGGCATTGGAATACGACATGCATCGCGTCGTCGCCCTGGACCGGCTGGGGTACGACGAGGCATGGTTCGGCGAGCACCACTCCGGCGGCTACGAGCTGATCGCCTGCCCCGAGGTGTTCATCGCGGCCGCGGCGGAGCGGACCAAGCACATCCGGCTGGGTACCGGAGTGGTCTCGCTGCCCTATCACCATCCCCTAATGGTTGCGGATCGCTGGGTGCTGCTGGATCACTTGACCCGCGGCCGGGCCATATTCGGCACCGGCCCCGGTGCGCTGCCCTCGGATGCCTACATGATGGGAATCGACCCGGTCGATCAGCGGCACATGATGCAGGAGTCCCTCGAGGCGATCCTCGCGCTCTTCCGCGCCGCACCCAGCGAGCGCATCGACCGCCATACCGACTGGTTCATCCTACGTGACGCGCAGCTGCACATCCGGCCGTATACCTGGCCGTATCCGGAAATCGCTACGGCCGCGATGATTTCGCCGTCCGGGCCACGGCTGGCGGGCGCGCTGGGCACGTCGCTGCTGTCGCTGTCGATGTCGGTGCCCGGCGGCTACGCCGCCCTGGAGAACACCTGGGAAGTTGTGCGCGAGCAGGCCGCCAAAGCCGGCCGGGAAGAACCCGACCGTGCCAACTGGCGCGTTCTGTCGATCATGCATCTGTCGGACAGCCGCGACCAGGCGATCGACGACTGCACGTACGGGCTGAAGGATTTCGCCAATTACTTTGGTGCGGCCGGGTTCGTTCCGCTGTCCAACACCGTCGACGGCGCGCAGTCGTCGCGGGAGTTCGTGGAAGAGTATGCGGCCAAAGGAAATTGCTGCATCGGGACGCCCGATGACGCGATCGCACACATCGAAGACCTCATCGACCGGTCAGGTGGTTTTGGGACGCTGTTATTGCTCGGCCATGACTGGGCGTCGCCGAAGGCGACATTTCACTCCTACGATCTGTTCGCCCGCAAGGTAATTCCCTATTTCAAGGGACAGCTGGAGGCGCCGCGGTCGTCTCACGACTGGGCCAAAGGCAAACGCGATCAGTTGATTGGCCGCGCCGGCGAGGCCGTGGTGAAGGCCATCACCGAGCATGTGGCCGAGCACGAAAGCGCGGGAAACTGA
- a CDS encoding alpha/beta fold hydrolase gives MPASLSWTERYVDTNGVQLRVVEAGDRGAPVVVLAHGFPELAYSWRHQIPALADAGYHVLAPDQRGYGGSSRPAEIEAYNIHELTADIVGLLDDVGAERAVWIGHDWGAIVVWNAPLLHPDRVAAVAALSVPVVPRAKVPPTQAFRQTFGENFFYILYFQEPGIADAELSGDPARTMRRMIGGLLPPGDQAAAARMFAPGPEGFVDRLPEPDGLPSWISEDELDHYVSEFTRTGFTGGLNWYRNLDRNWETTPQLNGAMIAVPCLFIGGTADPVLSFTRRDRASEVISGPYREVMLEGAGHWLQQERPGEVNAALLDFLKGLGSG, from the coding sequence ATGCCCGCAAGCCTTTCGTGGACCGAACGGTACGTCGACACCAACGGTGTGCAGCTGCGAGTGGTCGAGGCCGGGGACCGCGGCGCACCCGTGGTGGTCCTGGCCCACGGTTTTCCCGAACTGGCCTATTCGTGGCGGCACCAGATTCCGGCCCTCGCCGACGCCGGCTACCACGTGCTGGCTCCCGATCAACGCGGCTACGGCGGCTCGTCTCGTCCGGCCGAGATCGAGGCCTACAACATCCACGAGCTGACCGCCGACATCGTCGGCCTGCTCGACGACGTCGGGGCCGAGCGCGCCGTCTGGATCGGCCACGACTGGGGTGCCATCGTGGTGTGGAACGCGCCACTGCTGCACCCCGACCGGGTCGCCGCCGTCGCCGCGTTGAGCGTTCCGGTGGTGCCCCGCGCGAAGGTGCCGCCGACCCAGGCGTTCCGCCAGACGTTCGGGGAGAACTTCTTCTACATCCTGTATTTCCAGGAGCCGGGTATTGCCGACGCCGAACTAAGCGGTGATCCCGCCCGCACCATGCGCCGGATGATAGGTGGCCTGCTTCCGCCCGGCGATCAGGCCGCGGCGGCGCGGATGTTCGCCCCGGGTCCCGAGGGTTTTGTCGATCGGCTCCCGGAACCGGACGGGCTGCCGTCCTGGATCAGCGAGGATGAGCTCGACCATTACGTCAGCGAGTTCACCCGCACCGGATTCACCGGCGGGCTGAATTGGTATCGCAATTTGGACCGCAACTGGGAGACCACTCCGCAGCTCAACGGAGCCATGATTGCGGTGCCGTGCTTGTTCATCGGCGGGACGGCCGATCCGGTGTTGTCCTTTACCCGTCGCGACCGGGCTTCAGAGGTGATCTCCGGCCCGTACCGCGAGGTGATGCTCGAGGGAGCCGGGCACTGGTTGCAACAGGAACGGCCCGGCGAGGTGAACGCGGCGCTGTTGGATTTCCTCAAGGGTTTGGGGTCAGGATGA
- the ftsH gene encoding ATP-dependent zinc metalloprotease FtsH, producing the protein MNRKSVIRTLTAIAVVVLLGWSFFYFSDDTRGYKPVDTSVAMAQINGDNVKSAQIDDREQQLRLTLKKGNNDTDGSDKVITKYPSGYAVDLFNALNAKNAKVSTVVNQGSILGELLVYVLPLLLLVGLFVMFSRMQGGARMGFGFGKSRAKLLSKDMPKTTFADVAGVDEAVEELYEIKDFLQNPGRYQALGAKIPKGVLLYGPPGTGKTLLARAVAGEAGVPFFTLSGSDFVEMFVGVGASRVRDLFDQAKQNSPCIIFVDEIDAVGRQRGAGLGGGHDEREQTLNQLLVEMDGFDPRAGVILIAATNRPDILDPALLRPGRFDRQIPVTNPDLNGRKAILHVHSKGKPIAPDADLDGLAKRTVGMTGADLANVVNEAALLTARENGTVITGAALEEAVDRVIGGPRRKGRIISEQEKKITAYHEGGHTLAAWAMPDIDPVYKVTILARGRTGGHAVAVPEEDKGLRTRSEMIAQLVFAMGGRAAEELVFREPTTGAVSDIEKATQVARAMVTEFGMSSKLGAVKYGTEHGDPFLGRTIGTQPDYSHEVARDIDEEIRKLIEAAHTEAWEILTEYRDVLDTLAGQLLEKETLHRPELEAIFADVEKRPRLTMFDDFGGRIPSDKPPIKTPGELAIERGEPWPQPLPEPAFKAAIAHATRAAEAAPAAQSEADRTSHGANGSHAPTQPDYGAPAGWHAPGWPPQPSHRPSYTAEPAPSYPGYAGEPYQPYAPPDQSTPDADKSSDDDKDVSRSKPPALG; encoded by the coding sequence ATGAACCGGAAAAGCGTCATCCGCACCCTCACGGCGATCGCCGTTGTGGTGCTGCTGGGTTGGTCATTCTTCTACTTCAGCGACGACACCCGCGGTTATAAGCCCGTTGACACCTCGGTGGCGATGGCTCAGATCAACGGCGACAACGTCAAGAGCGCGCAGATCGACGATCGCGAGCAGCAACTGCGGTTGACGCTTAAGAAGGGCAACAACGACACCGACGGTTCCGACAAGGTCATCACCAAGTACCCCAGTGGCTACGCAGTCGACCTTTTCAACGCGCTCAACGCCAAGAACGCCAAGGTCAGCACGGTCGTCAACCAAGGCAGCATCCTGGGTGAGCTGCTGGTCTACGTGCTGCCGCTGCTGCTGCTGGTCGGCCTGTTCGTGATGTTCTCCCGCATGCAGGGCGGCGCCCGGATGGGCTTTGGCTTCGGCAAATCGCGGGCCAAGCTGCTCTCCAAAGACATGCCCAAGACCACGTTCGCCGACGTCGCGGGCGTCGACGAGGCGGTCGAGGAGCTCTACGAAATCAAGGACTTCCTGCAGAACCCCGGTCGCTATCAGGCTCTCGGCGCCAAGATCCCCAAGGGCGTGCTGCTCTACGGCCCACCCGGGACCGGTAAGACGCTGCTGGCCCGGGCGGTGGCCGGCGAAGCGGGAGTTCCGTTCTTCACCCTCTCCGGTTCCGACTTCGTCGAGATGTTCGTCGGAGTTGGCGCGTCCCGGGTGCGCGACCTGTTTGACCAGGCCAAGCAGAACAGCCCATGCATCATCTTCGTCGATGAGATCGACGCGGTGGGCCGCCAGCGCGGCGCGGGCCTCGGCGGCGGCCACGACGAGCGCGAGCAGACGCTGAACCAGCTGCTCGTCGAGATGGACGGGTTTGACCCGCGCGCCGGTGTCATCTTGATCGCGGCCACCAACCGGCCCGACATCCTCGATCCCGCGCTGCTAAGGCCCGGCCGCTTCGACCGGCAGATCCCGGTGACCAATCCGGACCTCAACGGCCGCAAGGCGATCCTGCACGTGCATTCCAAGGGCAAGCCGATCGCCCCGGACGCCGACCTCGACGGACTGGCCAAGCGGACCGTCGGCATGACCGGCGCCGACCTGGCCAACGTCGTCAATGAGGCGGCGCTGCTGACCGCCCGGGAGAACGGCACCGTGATCACCGGCGCTGCCCTGGAAGAGGCGGTGGACCGGGTGATCGGCGGCCCGCGCCGCAAGGGCCGGATCATCAGCGAGCAGGAGAAGAAGATCACCGCCTACCACGAGGGCGGGCACACCCTGGCGGCCTGGGCGATGCCGGACATCGACCCCGTCTACAAGGTGACGATCCTGGCCCGCGGACGCACCGGCGGGCACGCGGTGGCGGTGCCCGAGGAGGACAAGGGGCTGCGGACCCGATCGGAAATGATCGCCCAGCTGGTCTTCGCGATGGGCGGGCGCGCCGCCGAGGAATTGGTGTTCCGCGAGCCGACGACCGGCGCGGTCTCGGACATCGAAAAGGCTACCCAGGTTGCCCGCGCAATGGTCACCGAGTTCGGGATGAGCTCCAAGCTCGGCGCCGTCAAGTACGGCACCGAGCACGGCGATCCGTTCCTGGGTCGCACGATAGGCACACAACCCGACTACTCCCACGAGGTCGCGCGAGACATCGACGAAGAGATCCGCAAACTCATCGAGGCGGCGCATACCGAAGCATGGGAGATCCTCACCGAATACCGCGACGTGCTCGACACCTTGGCCGGCCAGCTGCTGGAAAAAGAAACACTGCACCGACCCGAGCTGGAAGCGATCTTCGCCGATGTCGAAAAGCGGCCCCGGCTCACCATGTTCGATGATTTCGGTGGCCGAATCCCGTCGGACAAGCCGCCGATCAAGACGCCCGGCGAACTGGCGATCGAGCGCGGTGAGCCCTGGCCCCAGCCGCTGCCCGAGCCCGCGTTCAAGGCAGCCATCGCACACGCGACCCGGGCCGCCGAGGCCGCACCGGCCGCGCAATCGGAGGCCGACCGTACCAGCCACGGCGCCAACGGTTCTCACGCGCCCACCCAGCCCGACTATGGCGCCCCGGCCGGCTGGCACGCGCCTGGATGGCCCCCGCAGCCGTCGCATCGGCCCAGCTATACGGCCGAACCCGCCCCAAGCTATCCCGGCTACGCGGGCGAGCCCTACCAGCCCTATGCGCCGCCGGATCAATCGACGCCGGACGCGGACAAGTCTTCCGACGACGACAAGGACGTAAGTCGGTCCAAGCCGCCGGCCCTCGGCTGA
- the folE gene encoding GTP cyclohydrolase I FolE, translating into MSQLDSREVVPSVRVFDQPRAEAAIRELLLAIGEDPERGGLRETPARVARAYREIFAGLYTDPDTVLNTMFDEEHDELVLVKAIPLYSTCEHHLVSFHGVAHVGYIPGNDGRVTGLSKIARLVDLYAKRPQVQERLTSQIADALVKKLDPRGVIVVIEAEHLCMAMRGVRKPGAITTTSAVRGQFKTNPASRAEALDLILRK; encoded by the coding sequence ATGTCGCAGCTGGATTCGCGGGAAGTGGTCCCGAGTGTTCGGGTGTTCGACCAGCCACGTGCCGAGGCCGCCATCCGCGAGTTGCTGCTGGCGATCGGCGAAGACCCGGAAAGGGGCGGGTTGCGGGAGACCCCGGCCCGGGTCGCGCGCGCCTACCGCGAGATATTCGCCGGGCTCTACACCGATCCCGACACGGTGCTGAACACCATGTTCGACGAAGAACACGACGAGCTGGTGTTGGTTAAGGCGATCCCGCTGTATTCCACCTGCGAACACCATCTGGTGTCGTTCCACGGAGTGGCCCACGTCGGCTACATCCCCGGCAATGACGGTAGGGTGACTGGCCTGTCGAAGATCGCGCGGCTGGTCGACCTCTACGCCAAGCGGCCACAGGTGCAGGAGCGGCTCACCAGCCAGATCGCCGACGCCCTGGTGAAAAAACTCGATCCGCGCGGGGTAATCGTCGTCATCGAGGCCGAGCACCTGTGCATGGCGATGCGCGGCGTCCGCAAGCCCGGTGCCATCACGACGACGTCGGCGGTGCGTGGCCAGTTCAAGACAAATCCCGCGTCCCGAGCCGAAGCGCTCGACCTCATCCTGCGCAAGTGA
- the folP gene encoding dihydropteroate synthase gives MSPAPVQVMGVLNVTDDSFSDGGRYLDAQSAVAHGLAMAAEGAGIVDVGGESTRPGAVRVDPRVETSRVMPVVKELAAQGITVSIDTMCADVARAALQNGAQIVNDVSGGRADPAMAPLVAEAGVPWVLMHWRPVSADSPHRAPHYRDVVAEVRADLLASVADAVAAGVDPEKLVIDPGLGFAKTSQHNWALLHALPELVATGIPVLLGASRKRFLGALLAGPDGAPRPPDGRETATAVISALAALHGAWGVRVHDVRASVDALKVVAAWRGCDG, from the coding sequence GTGAGTCCGGCGCCCGTGCAGGTTATGGGGGTCCTGAACGTCACCGACGACTCGTTCTCGGACGGCGGGCGTTATCTCGATGCGCAAAGCGCCGTCGCCCATGGCCTGGCAATGGCCGCCGAAGGCGCGGGAATCGTCGACGTCGGGGGCGAGTCGACCCGGCCGGGTGCCGTACGGGTCGACCCTCGGGTTGAAACCTCTCGTGTGATGCCCGTGGTGAAAGAGCTTGCTGCACAAGGTATTACCGTCAGCATCGACACCATGTGCGCGGACGTCGCGCGGGCGGCGCTGCAGAACGGCGCGCAGATCGTCAACGACGTGTCCGGTGGCCGGGCCGATCCGGCGATGGCTCCGCTGGTGGCCGAAGCGGGTGTGCCGTGGGTGTTGATGCACTGGCGGCCGGTGTCGGCCGACAGCCCGCATCGGGCTCCGCACTACCGCGATGTGGTCGCCGAGGTGCGCGCGGACTTGCTCGCCAGCGTCGCCGACGCGGTCGCCGCGGGCGTCGATCCCGAAAAGCTGGTCATCGATCCCGGGCTTGGATTCGCCAAGACCAGCCAACACAACTGGGCGCTCCTGCATGCATTGCCGGAGTTGGTGGCCACCGGGATTCCGGTACTGTTGGGCGCCTCGCGCAAGCGCTTCCTCGGCGCGTTGTTGGCCGGGCCCGACGGTGCCCCGCGACCACCGGACGGGCGTGAGACGGCGACCGCGGTGATTTCCGCGCTCGCTGCCCTGCACGGGGCCTGGGGCGTGCGGGTGCACGACGTGCGGGCCTCGGTCGACGCGCTCAAGGTCGTCGCGGCATGGAGGGGATGCGATGGCTGA
- the folB gene encoding dihydroneopterin aldolase, whose product MADRIELRGLTVHGFHGVYDHERVSGQPFVVDIVMWIDLVHAAESDKLADTYDYAGLAERAAEIVGGPPRNLIETVGAQIADHVMGDERVHAVEVVVHKPRAPIAQTFADVSVVIRRSRRGGRGSVIPASEV is encoded by the coding sequence ATGGCTGACCGAATCGAATTGCGCGGCTTGACAGTTCACGGCTTCCACGGCGTCTACGACCACGAGCGGGTCAGCGGGCAGCCCTTTGTCGTCGATATCGTCATGTGGATCGACCTCGTCCACGCCGCCGAGAGCGACAAGCTGGCCGATACCTATGACTACGCCGGCCTGGCCGAGCGGGCGGCCGAGATCGTCGGCGGACCCCCACGGAACCTGATCGAGACGGTCGGTGCCCAGATCGCCGACCACGTGATGGGCGACGAGCGTGTGCATGCCGTCGAGGTGGTGGTGCACAAGCCGCGGGCCCCCATCGCGCAGACGTTCGCCGATGTGTCGGTGGTGATCCGGCGGTCGCGCCGCGGCGGTCGCGGGTCGGTGATCCCCGCGAGCGAGGTGTGA
- the folK gene encoding 2-amino-4-hydroxy-6-hydroxymethyldihydropteridine diphosphokinase encodes MTRIVLSIGSNLGDRLARLQSVVDGLGEAVRAVSPVYETQPWGGVEQGPFLNAVVIADDPTCDGQGWLRRAQEFERAAGRVRGQHFGPRTLDVDLIACYGDTEVIARESNLTLPHPLAHLRAFVMVPWLAVDPGAELTIAVGPRPVARLLAELDPPDRDGVRLSGQALTWNAKPGC; translated from the coding sequence ATGACCCGCATAGTGCTTTCCATCGGCTCCAACCTGGGTGACCGGCTGGCACGGCTGCAGTCCGTCGTCGACGGACTAGGCGAAGCGGTGCGCGCGGTGTCTCCGGTATACGAGACCCAACCCTGGGGCGGCGTGGAGCAGGGACCGTTCCTCAACGCGGTCGTGATCGCCGACGACCCGACGTGCGACGGGCAGGGCTGGCTGCGCCGGGCCCAGGAGTTCGAGCGCGCAGCGGGTCGGGTGCGCGGCCAGCACTTCGGCCCACGCACCCTCGACGTCGACCTGATCGCCTGTTACGGCGACACCGAGGTGATCGCGCGCGAAAGCAACCTGACACTGCCGCACCCCCTGGCGCATCTACGGGCGTTCGTGATGGTCCCGTGGCTGGCCGTCGACCCGGGTGCTGAGCTGACGATCGCCGTGGGGCCGCGTCCCGTCGCCCGGCTGCTGGCCGAGCTGGACCCGCCCGACCGGGACGGGGTGCGGCTGTCCGGGCAGGCGCTCACCTGGAATGCAAAGCCGGGATGCTGA
- a CDS encoding DUF3180 domain-containing protein, translating to MGPTRKRDLTVAVIGAAVVGYLLVVVLYRWFPPITVWTGASLLVVAAAEALWARFVRAKISDGEIGDGPGWLHPLAVARSLVVAKASAWVGALVLGWWIGVLVYFLPRRSWQRAVSEDTTGTVVAAVSALALVIAALWLQHCCKSPQDPTEHGEGAEG from the coding sequence ATGGGACCGACCCGCAAACGTGACCTCACGGTCGCGGTGATCGGCGCTGCGGTGGTGGGTTATCTGCTGGTGGTGGTGCTGTACCGGTGGTTTCCCCCCATCACGGTGTGGACCGGTGCGTCGCTGCTCGTGGTGGCCGCTGCGGAGGCGCTGTGGGCTCGCTTCGTGCGGGCCAAGATCAGCGATGGCGAGATCGGAGACGGGCCCGGTTGGCTGCACCCGCTCGCGGTGGCGCGCAGCTTGGTGGTCGCCAAGGCGTCGGCCTGGGTGGGTGCGCTGGTGCTGGGTTGGTGGATTGGGGTGTTGGTCTACTTTCTGCCCCGGCGGTCGTGGCAGCGGGCGGTTTCCGAGGACACCACCGGCACGGTGGTGGCGGCCGTCAGCGCGCTGGCGTTGGTGATCGCCGCGCTGTGGCTGCAGCATTGCTGCAAATCGCCGCAGGATCCGACCGAGCACGGTGAGGGCGCGGAGGGCTAG